From a single Brassica rapa cultivar Chiifu-401-42 chromosome A01, CAAS_Brap_v3.01, whole genome shotgun sequence genomic region:
- the LOC103873167 gene encoding uncharacterized protein LOC103873167, translating to MMGILEGKWILSIDWIKACMKDREYVSEELYEISIDVHGTRQGPFTGRQRALNKEPKLFSGLKFYNREPGLISLFQEVSKQGLVCSKYCIRSKLQPRNQVHKTILLESNHILCNSIGKRVTYFDHSCSTSLAVI from the exons ATGATGGGGATCCTGGAGGGGAAATGGATTCTGAGCATTGATT GGATCAAGGCCTGTATGAAAGACAGAGAATATGTAAGCGAGGAGCTATATGAGATTTCCATTGATGTACATGGAACACGACAAGGACCTTTTACTGGAAGACAAAGAGCTTTGAACAAG GAACCAAAACTTTTTAGTGGGCTGAAGTTTTACAATCGAGAGCCTGGATTGATCTCTCTGTTCCAAGAAGTTTCAAAACAAGGTTTGGTCTGTTCCAAATACTGCATCAGAAGCAAGCTACAGCCGAGAAACCAAGTTCATAAGACCATATTATTAGAAAGTAATCATATTCTATGTAACAGTATTGGAAAAAGAGTAACTTACTTTGATCATTCCTGCAGCACCTCCCTCGCTGTGATTTGA